Proteins encoded by one window of Kribbella italica:
- a CDS encoding ABC transporter ATP-binding protein yields the protein MGNDLAAQCSGLRKRYGKRTAVEDVSLEVARGEIVGLLGPNGAGKTTVIKMLLGLVQPDAGQAQLLGRPAHEPAARERVGYLPELFRFQPWLSAAEVLTLHVKLARADVSKADQQKCLELVGLGQRSGDRVGGFSKGMQQRLGLAVALVARPEFVILDEPTSALDPLGRADVRDIVLELKSRDVAVLLNSHLIGEVERVCDRVVILDHGTVAAAGSLAELLGQRELRLHLTGVTAEATQRLAETTVLDRSGDWITVALPADDDATVPTLVSDLARLGVKIHAVEPGRITLEERLLGILRKADQ from the coding sequence GTGGGCAACGATCTCGCGGCGCAGTGCTCCGGGTTGCGGAAGCGGTACGGCAAACGCACGGCCGTCGAAGACGTCTCGCTGGAGGTCGCGCGCGGTGAGATCGTCGGGCTGCTCGGCCCGAACGGCGCCGGCAAGACCACCGTGATCAAGATGCTGCTCGGCCTGGTCCAGCCGGATGCGGGCCAAGCGCAACTGCTCGGCCGCCCGGCTCACGAGCCGGCGGCCCGGGAACGCGTCGGCTACCTGCCGGAGCTCTTCCGCTTCCAGCCCTGGTTGAGTGCCGCCGAAGTGCTGACCCTGCACGTCAAGCTCGCGCGCGCCGACGTGTCCAAGGCCGACCAGCAGAAGTGCCTCGAACTCGTGGGCCTGGGGCAACGATCCGGTGACCGCGTCGGCGGCTTCTCCAAGGGCATGCAGCAAAGGCTCGGGCTCGCGGTCGCCCTGGTCGCCCGGCCGGAGTTCGTGATCCTCGACGAACCGACCAGCGCGCTCGACCCGCTCGGCCGCGCCGACGTCCGTGACATCGTGCTCGAACTGAAGTCGCGCGACGTCGCCGTACTGCTGAACTCGCACCTGATCGGCGAGGTCGAACGGGTCTGCGACCGCGTGGTCATCCTCGACCACGGCACCGTCGCCGCGGCAGGCTCGCTCGCCGAGCTGCTCGGCCAGCGCGAGCTGCGTCTCCACCTGACCGGCGTCACGGCCGAGGCGACGCAGAGGCTGGCCGAAACGACTGTCCTCGACCGCTCCGGCGACTGGATCACCGTCGCTCTCCCGGCCGACGACGACGCCACCGTGCCGACGCTGGTCAGCGACCTGGCGCGCCTGGGCGTCAAGATCCACGCCGTCGAACCGGGCCGCATCACCCTGGAAGAACGGCTCCTCGGCATCCTGCGCAAGGCGGACCAATGA
- the abc-f gene encoding ribosomal protection-like ABC-F family protein, producing MRETSNFQAVLADVVRAPGGRTVLDGISQSVALGERIGVIGENGSGKSTLVRVLAGVDRPDSGQVRMQVPGGVGYLPQTPDLPPGDTVQDAVDHALAELRELEANMRSVEDELAATPADLDDTLNRYGELMEAFEARDGYAADARVEAALHGLGLAAINRDRLLGSLSGGEQCRLGLACILAASPQLLLLDEPTNHLDASALEWLEERLRNHPGSLVVVSHDRVFLERVTTALWEVDAEQHTVVRHGNGYAGYLQARQTARLRWEQDYDEWLQEMARQKDLARKAATTLASGPRPDAEAAGRHQRSVEKQISARVRQAKERVRRLEDNPVPKPPAPMRFVVKPQGGSVKGTLADLHQVKVDGRLDVRSLEIKTGDRLHIVGPNGAGKSTLLRVLAGDLAPDQGDVRRPARIGWLPQQTEITKPEDSLLKAYARGLPGTPDEHRGALLGLGLFRHHDLHTPVGKLSTGQLRRLDLARLLHRPVDLMLLDEPTNHLSPALVEDLENALSAYRGALIVVSHDRMLARRFQGRTLELRDGQLAA from the coding sequence ATGAGAGAGACCAGCAATTTCCAAGCCGTGCTCGCCGATGTCGTCCGGGCTCCGGGTGGGCGGACGGTGCTCGACGGGATCAGCCAGTCCGTCGCGCTCGGCGAGCGGATCGGCGTGATCGGCGAGAACGGGTCCGGCAAGTCGACCCTGGTGCGGGTGCTGGCCGGCGTCGACCGGCCGGACAGCGGTCAGGTCCGGATGCAGGTGCCCGGCGGGGTCGGCTACCTGCCGCAGACTCCGGACCTGCCGCCGGGCGACACGGTTCAGGACGCGGTCGACCACGCCCTGGCCGAGCTGCGCGAGCTGGAAGCGAATATGCGGTCCGTCGAGGACGAGCTGGCGGCGACGCCTGCCGACCTCGACGACACCCTGAACCGGTACGGCGAACTGATGGAGGCCTTCGAGGCCCGCGACGGCTACGCCGCCGACGCGCGGGTCGAAGCGGCCCTGCACGGCCTGGGCCTCGCCGCCATCAATCGTGACCGCCTGCTCGGATCCCTGTCCGGCGGCGAACAGTGCCGACTCGGTCTGGCCTGCATCCTGGCCGCCTCGCCGCAACTGCTCCTACTCGACGAACCGACCAACCACCTCGACGCCTCCGCGCTCGAGTGGCTGGAGGAGCGGCTGCGCAACCACCCCGGCAGCCTCGTCGTCGTCTCCCACGACCGGGTCTTCCTCGAGCGGGTGACCACCGCGCTCTGGGAGGTCGACGCCGAGCAGCACACCGTCGTACGGCATGGGAACGGTTACGCCGGCTACCTGCAGGCGCGCCAGACCGCGCGGCTGCGGTGGGAGCAGGACTACGACGAGTGGCTGCAGGAGATGGCCCGGCAGAAGGACCTGGCCCGGAAGGCCGCAACGACACTGGCCTCGGGGCCGCGGCCCGACGCGGAGGCGGCCGGGCGGCACCAACGCAGCGTGGAGAAGCAGATCTCCGCGCGCGTGCGGCAGGCCAAGGAGCGCGTGCGCCGGCTTGAGGACAACCCGGTCCCGAAGCCGCCGGCTCCGATGCGGTTCGTGGTGAAACCCCAGGGCGGCAGCGTCAAGGGGACGCTCGCCGATCTCCACCAGGTCAAGGTCGACGGCCGCCTCGACGTGCGCAGCCTGGAGATCAAGACCGGTGATCGCCTGCACATCGTCGGCCCGAACGGCGCCGGCAAGAGCACGCTGCTGCGCGTCCTGGCCGGGGATCTCGCGCCCGACCAAGGCGACGTACGCCGACCGGCCCGGATCGGATGGCTCCCGCAACAGACGGAAATCACCAAGCCCGAAGACTCGCTGCTCAAGGCCTACGCCCGAGGTCTCCCCGGTACGCCGGACGAACACCGCGGCGCGCTCCTCGGCCTCGGTCTGTTCCGTCATCACGACCTCCACACCCCGGTCGGCAAGCTGTCGACCGGCCAGCTGCGGCGCCTCGATCTCGCCCGGTTGCTCCACCGCCCGGTCGACCTGATGCTGCTGGACGAACCGACCAACCACCTGTCCCCGGCGCTGGTCGAGGACCTGGAGAACGCGCTGTCCGCCTACCGGGGAGCGCTGATCGTCGTCTCGCACGACCGGATGCTCGCCCGCCGCTTCCAGGGCCGGACGCTGGAACTGCGGGACGGGCAGCTGGCCGCGTAG
- a CDS encoding MFS transporter, whose product MATLLTAPPRIGRQSIGALGVLALALGALQSVVEPAVPLLQRELGVSPAEGALVANALLVTGAVVAPIAGKLGDRYGGRRVLIWLMTVVSAGGLLASVAPNLPVLLLGQVLQGVMVGALPLSFILVRKHLSTGQTQAAIGLVVALFTGGGMVGTLVAGPIAESLSWHWMFALPTFAIIAMTAVVTRLMPQDPPAQPDHRIDWPGVVLLSATLLALMLGLVTVTNAGLPPLAIAGIGLVVAALATCWVLVERRAVAPMVDLRMLAKPAMWNACVLTLVITISLGMVLLMLPQLFAAEADGYGFGASTTDIGLFLMPGAIAGALSDSVGGIAARRFGPRAVIVVGTVVTAATMFALASWHTEAWQLVVAKVLIAFAAGIGTTALLAGTATTVDAKDTGIATSLLVVTRVIGVALGSQLGGAILAAGGDRPTESAYVTGFVVAGAVAALSLIVVRLTKKGTRV is encoded by the coding sequence GTGGCGACACTACTCACCGCACCGCCGCGCATCGGGCGGCAGTCGATCGGTGCCCTGGGCGTCTTGGCGCTCGCGCTCGGCGCCCTGCAATCGGTGGTCGAACCAGCGGTTCCGCTGCTGCAACGCGAGCTGGGGGTGAGTCCCGCCGAAGGAGCACTGGTCGCCAACGCCTTGCTCGTCACCGGCGCGGTCGTCGCTCCCATCGCGGGCAAGCTCGGCGACCGGTACGGCGGACGGCGGGTGCTGATCTGGCTGATGACCGTCGTCTCGGCCGGCGGTCTGCTGGCGAGCGTCGCGCCGAACCTGCCGGTGCTGCTGCTCGGCCAGGTCCTGCAGGGCGTGATGGTCGGTGCGCTGCCGCTGTCGTTCATCCTGGTGCGCAAGCACCTCTCGACCGGACAGACCCAGGCCGCGATCGGGCTGGTCGTCGCGCTGTTCACGGGCGGCGGCATGGTCGGAACGCTGGTGGCCGGGCCGATCGCGGAAAGCCTGTCCTGGCACTGGATGTTCGCGCTGCCGACGTTCGCGATCATCGCGATGACGGCGGTCGTCACCCGGCTGATGCCGCAGGACCCGCCGGCCCAGCCGGACCACAGGATCGACTGGCCCGGCGTCGTACTGCTGAGCGCCACGTTGCTCGCGCTGATGCTCGGGCTCGTGACGGTGACGAACGCCGGCCTCCCGCCGCTCGCGATCGCCGGCATCGGGCTCGTCGTGGCCGCCCTCGCGACCTGCTGGGTCCTCGTCGAACGCCGGGCCGTCGCGCCGATGGTCGATCTGCGGATGCTGGCCAAGCCCGCGATGTGGAACGCGTGCGTGCTCACCCTCGTCATCACGATCAGCCTCGGGATGGTCCTCCTGATGCTCCCGCAGTTGTTCGCGGCCGAGGCCGACGGCTACGGCTTCGGCGCCAGCACCACCGACATCGGTCTCTTCCTGATGCCCGGCGCCATCGCCGGCGCGCTCAGCGACTCGGTCGGCGGGATCGCGGCCCGGCGGTTCGGTCCGCGGGCCGTGATCGTGGTGGGCACCGTCGTCACGGCGGCCACGATGTTCGCCCTGGCCTCGTGGCACACCGAGGCCTGGCAGTTGGTCGTCGCGAAGGTACTGATCGCGTTCGCCGCGGGCATCGGTACGACGGCCCTGCTGGCCGGCACGGCCACGACCGTCGACGCGAAGGACACCGGCATCGCCACGAGTCTGCTCGTGGTGACGCGCGTGATCGGCGTAGCCCTGGGCTCCCAGCTCGGCGGCGCGATCCTCGCCGCCGGGGGTGATCGACCGACCGAGTCGGCCTACGTCACCGGGTTCGTCGTCGCCGGCGCCGTCGCCGCCCTGTCCTTGATCGTCGTCCGTCTCACGAAGAAGGGAACTCGGGTATGA
- a CDS encoding FAD-dependent monooxygenase codes for MTRKVLISGASIAGPALAYWLHRAGFAVTVVEKADSLRDGGYPIDIRGTAIEVVRRMGILPRLRAAHLDTRRSTFLDADGSELVSVTPSAVTGSVDDLEVRRGDLAAALYAIVRDDVEFLFGDSIDTLDQTGQGVDIAFHSGHRRTFDLVIGADGMHSRTRESVFGPEQQFHRYLGYAFAIFTMPNTFGLSHELLMWNTPGRAAALYAVGDDDELHAFLNFHQPEAPIRGPEALRDLVAKAFADAGWEVPAMVDALRDADDLFVDTAGQIRMPRWSSGRVALVGDAAYAPSFLTGQGSSLALVGAYVLAHALATQQDHGAAFAAYERGLRGFVDANQALVDSGAATLFPTTVPALERRNAMLRDLVTLPPPPPRPAHSALTLP; via the coding sequence ATGACGCGCAAGGTTCTGATCTCCGGGGCCAGCATCGCCGGGCCCGCGCTCGCGTACTGGCTGCACCGGGCCGGGTTCGCGGTCACCGTGGTGGAGAAGGCCGACTCACTTCGCGACGGCGGCTACCCGATCGACATCCGCGGTACGGCGATCGAGGTGGTCCGGCGGATGGGCATCCTGCCGCGACTGCGGGCCGCGCACCTCGACACGCGGCGCAGTACGTTCCTCGACGCCGACGGCAGCGAACTCGTTTCGGTCACCCCGAGCGCGGTGACCGGCAGCGTCGACGACCTCGAAGTACGGCGTGGAGATCTCGCGGCGGCGCTCTACGCCATCGTGCGCGACGACGTGGAGTTCCTGTTCGGCGACTCCATCGACACGCTCGACCAGACCGGCCAAGGGGTCGACATCGCCTTCCACAGCGGGCATCGGCGTACGTTCGACCTCGTGATAGGTGCCGACGGCATGCATTCCCGGACGCGGGAGTCGGTGTTCGGGCCCGAGCAGCAGTTCCACCGGTACCTCGGCTACGCCTTCGCCATCTTCACGATGCCGAACACCTTCGGGCTCTCCCACGAACTCCTGATGTGGAACACGCCAGGGCGGGCCGCGGCGCTCTACGCGGTCGGGGACGACGACGAGCTGCACGCCTTCCTGAACTTCCACCAGCCAGAGGCGCCGATCCGCGGTCCCGAGGCGCTGCGGGACCTGGTCGCGAAGGCCTTCGCCGACGCGGGATGGGAGGTGCCTGCCATGGTCGACGCGCTGCGCGACGCGGACGACCTGTTCGTCGATACGGCCGGTCAGATCCGCATGCCGCGCTGGTCGAGCGGCCGGGTCGCGCTCGTCGGCGACGCGGCGTATGCGCCGTCGTTCCTGACCGGGCAGGGCTCGAGCCTCGCGTTGGTGGGGGCGTATGTGCTCGCTCATGCTCTGGCTACGCAACAGGATCACGGCGCGGCGTTTGCGGCGTACGAGCGCGGTCTTCGGGGGTTCGTGGACGCGAACCAGGCACTGGTCGACAGCGGTGCGGCGACGCTGTTCCCGACGACGGTGCCTGCTCTGGAACGGCGCAACGCGATGCTGCGCGACCTGGTCACTCTGCCGCCCCCGCCGCCGCGTCCGGCTCACTCGGCTCTGACGCTGCCTTAG
- a CDS encoding response regulator transcription factor, producing MTLRVLLADDQALLRDAFRILLDSADDIAVVGEAADGREAVRLTRELRPDVVIMDIRMPELDGLAATAEICADPDLSASRILVLTTYETDEYVAQALRAGAGGFIGKGIGAEDLLDAVRTIAAGDTLLSPAATRSLVANFLATPDDAPPQLPELDVLTPREREMVGLVATGLSNQEIAERTFLSPFTVRAHVQRAMTKLEARDRAQLVVIAYQTGLVP from the coding sequence ATGACGCTCCGAGTCCTGCTCGCCGACGACCAGGCCCTGCTGCGCGACGCGTTCCGGATCCTGCTCGACAGCGCCGACGACATCGCCGTGGTCGGTGAGGCCGCCGACGGCCGCGAGGCGGTCCGCCTCACCCGGGAACTACGCCCGGACGTGGTGATCATGGACATCCGGATGCCGGAGCTGGACGGCCTCGCGGCCACGGCGGAGATCTGCGCGGACCCTGACCTGAGCGCCAGCCGCATCCTCGTCCTCACCACCTACGAGACCGACGAGTACGTCGCCCAAGCGCTGCGCGCGGGAGCCGGTGGCTTCATCGGCAAGGGCATCGGCGCCGAGGACCTGCTGGACGCCGTACGGACGATCGCCGCCGGCGACACGCTGCTGTCCCCCGCCGCGACCCGCTCCCTGGTCGCCAATTTCCTGGCCACGCCGGACGACGCCCCGCCGCAGCTCCCCGAACTCGACGTCCTCACCCCGCGCGAACGCGAGATGGTCGGCCTGGTCGCGACCGGCCTGTCCAACCAGGAGATCGCCGAGCGGACGTTCCTCAGCCCGTTCACCGTCCGCGCCCACGTACAGCGGGCGATGACGAAGCTGGAGGCCCGCGACCGCGCCCAGCTCGTCGTCATCGCCTACCAGACAGGCCTGGTCCCCTAA
- a CDS encoding histidine kinase: protein MLLTGESEHRRTALTWRDGIVTATGFVLCLLGGVVRVDNSVAWPPVTAYLIALLSCAGLPMRHQRPLAVLVVTTVGGLLVPPLGLLLNPLIVAPAVIAAYAYSLATLSERRAAGVVSLASAALLVASTPLSGGISWQDASRMGAVAAFPLVAGVLGRSVRNRRAYLAAVEERAQRAEESRDSEARQRVAEERVRIARELHDLVAHQITLANAQATVADHLFDTRPEQTRKSLKELVETTNHALDELRATVGLLRQTGDTAAAVEPAPGLSRLPALLDSFRTAGLEVSVQHEGTARSLPPGLDLTAYRIVQEALTNVTKHAGAASAQVLFAWQGDRVTITVADNGSPRTTPAREPGYGLIGMRERATAVGGRLSAGERPEGGFLVTADLPLPSAKEPKP from the coding sequence GTGCTGCTGACCGGGGAGAGCGAGCATCGGCGTACCGCTCTGACCTGGCGGGACGGCATAGTCACGGCGACCGGCTTCGTGCTTTGCCTGCTGGGTGGCGTAGTGCGGGTCGACAACTCGGTCGCGTGGCCGCCGGTGACTGCTTACCTCATCGCCCTGCTGTCCTGCGCCGGATTGCCAATGCGGCATCAAAGGCCGCTCGCCGTCCTCGTCGTCACGACCGTGGGCGGGCTGTTGGTGCCGCCGTTAGGGCTTCTGCTCAACCCGCTCATCGTGGCGCCCGCAGTGATTGCCGCCTACGCCTACTCGCTCGCCACCCTGAGCGAACGGCGCGCCGCGGGTGTGGTGTCGCTGGCCTCCGCGGCCCTACTTGTTGCCTCCACGCCCTTGTCCGGCGGCATTTCGTGGCAGGACGCGAGCCGGATGGGAGCCGTCGCCGCGTTCCCGCTGGTGGCCGGCGTACTGGGTCGGTCGGTGCGGAACCGGCGGGCCTACCTGGCGGCTGTGGAGGAGCGGGCCCAGCGGGCCGAGGAGAGTCGGGACAGTGAAGCGCGGCAGCGCGTCGCCGAGGAGCGGGTGCGGATCGCGCGGGAGCTGCACGACCTCGTGGCGCATCAGATCACCCTCGCCAACGCGCAGGCCACGGTCGCCGATCACCTGTTCGACACCCGGCCGGAGCAGACGCGCAAGAGTCTGAAGGAGCTGGTCGAGACCACCAATCACGCTCTCGACGAGCTGCGGGCGACGGTCGGGCTGTTGCGTCAGACCGGTGACACGGCCGCGGCCGTCGAGCCGGCGCCGGGCTTGTCGCGGCTGCCGGCCTTGCTCGATTCCTTCCGTACGGCGGGTCTCGAGGTGTCGGTGCAGCACGAGGGCACGGCCAGGTCGTTGCCACCGGGCCTCGACCTCACGGCGTACCGCATAGTCCAGGAGGCCCTGACCAACGTGACGAAGCACGCCGGTGCCGCGAGCGCCCAGGTGCTCTTTGCCTGGCAGGGCGATCGCGTGACGATCACCGTCGCCGACAACGGATCACCCCGTACGACGCCCGCCCGCGAACCCGGCTACGGTCTGATCGGCATGCGGGAGCGCGCCACCGCGGTCGGCGGACGCCTCTCCGCGGGCGAGCGGCCGGAAGGCGGCTTCCTCGTCACCGCCGATCTCCCCCTCCCGTCCGCCAAGGAGCCCAAGCCATGA
- a CDS encoding ArsR family transcriptional regulator, whose protein sequence is MQISLEIDDLTNVRLVPPGPVLETVWAGRTLRPHAPYDAQRWQVQWRQGVAPRVARNGPVRRLLEVVSPRYEIVDLCLPSVGAGDLDDGLERLKQLGPAYYRLELGMNAAVRHLPRHVPRWTERLAEKDPRPRDELVDGVRRLHELGLRDGAAAAGADAAQRFIADRTKDLAAGGLSRMLDNLHPWIRWHAPVLTIDVPGDPPVHAPRPAGGRGLVLAPSIFATGVQYYFDGAQRLPSLLVFPIDPWTPYDRPARPKLDQLLGRKRAAMLIVLASADMCTSDLARSCGISASAASEHARVLREAGLVTTDRSRRAMHSITPAGTTLLGDNAHAQLPTQASGA, encoded by the coding sequence GTGCAGATCAGCCTGGAGATCGACGACCTGACGAATGTCCGGTTGGTGCCGCCCGGGCCCGTGCTCGAGACGGTGTGGGCCGGGCGGACGTTGCGGCCGCATGCGCCGTACGACGCGCAGCGGTGGCAGGTGCAGTGGCGGCAGGGAGTCGCGCCGCGGGTCGCGCGGAACGGGCCGGTGCGGCGGTTGCTCGAGGTCGTGTCGCCGCGGTACGAGATCGTGGATCTGTGTCTGCCGTCGGTCGGGGCCGGGGATCTCGACGACGGGCTGGAGCGCCTCAAGCAGCTCGGGCCGGCGTACTACCGGCTCGAGCTGGGGATGAACGCCGCTGTCAGGCATCTGCCGCGGCACGTGCCGCGGTGGACCGAACGGCTGGCGGAGAAGGATCCGCGGCCGCGCGACGAACTCGTCGACGGCGTACGCCGGTTGCACGAGCTCGGGCTGCGGGACGGCGCTGCCGCGGCGGGTGCGGACGCCGCGCAACGGTTCATCGCGGATCGCACGAAGGACCTGGCCGCCGGTGGACTCAGCCGGATGCTCGACAACCTGCATCCCTGGATCCGTTGGCACGCGCCCGTCCTCACCATCGACGTCCCCGGCGATCCGCCGGTCCACGCGCCGCGGCCCGCGGGCGGGCGCGGGCTCGTCCTCGCGCCGTCGATCTTCGCCACCGGGGTGCAGTACTACTTCGACGGGGCGCAGCGGCTGCCGAGTCTGCTGGTGTTCCCGATCGATCCCTGGACGCCGTACGACCGGCCCGCGCGCCCGAAGCTGGACCAGTTGCTCGGCCGCAAGCGGGCCGCGATGCTCATCGTGCTCGCGAGCGCGGACATGTGTACGTCGGACCTCGCGCGCAGCTGCGGAATCTCCGCGAGCGCGGCCAGCGAGCACGCCCGGGTACTGCGCGAGGCCGGCCTCGTCACCACCGACCGCAGCCGGCGGGCGATGCACAGCATCACCCCCGCCGGCACGACCCTGCTCGGCGACAACGCCCACGCCCAGCTGCCCACTCAGGCCTCAGGCGCCTAA
- a CDS encoding TetR family transcriptional regulator yields MPRSGLAARQRLLQAALDLFQEHGFDRTTTAQIARRAGVTERTFFHHFPDKREVLFGGQEHLRDLLRSAVRDAPGELSPLDVLLKAFQSLHEVMEDSRSYLQQRQQLIAATPALREREVAKLAYLADELTEALQEHAIPHQPAALAGHTAAAAFNIAASAWLADPTEPLNARLASAFEDLRFICTEQRSKDSERPANR; encoded by the coding sequence GTGCCACGAAGCGGCTTGGCGGCGCGACAGCGACTCCTGCAGGCAGCCCTGGACCTCTTTCAGGAGCATGGCTTCGACCGGACGACGACAGCTCAGATCGCCCGGCGCGCCGGAGTCACTGAGCGGACGTTCTTCCATCACTTCCCCGACAAACGCGAGGTGCTCTTCGGAGGACAGGAGCATCTGCGTGACCTTCTTCGCTCGGCGGTACGGGACGCGCCTGGTGAACTGTCTCCACTTGATGTCCTACTGAAAGCCTTCCAGTCCCTTCACGAAGTGATGGAAGACAGTCGCTCCTACCTGCAACAGCGACAGCAGCTCATTGCCGCCACACCTGCCCTGCGCGAGCGCGAAGTAGCGAAACTCGCCTACCTCGCAGATGAGTTGACCGAAGCCCTGCAAGAGCATGCGATCCCCCACCAGCCGGCGGCGCTGGCAGGCCACACCGCCGCAGCAGCCTTCAACATCGCCGCTTCCGCCTGGCTCGCCGATCCGACCGAACCACTGAACGCGCGACTGGCGAGCGCGTTCGAGGACCTCCGATTCATCTGCACAGAACAGAGATCAAAGGACAGTGAGCGGCCGGCGAATCGGTGA
- a CDS encoding SDR family oxidoreductase, with protein sequence MNMYSGKSVVITGGSSGMGLATAQLLVDRGARVLITGRTEATLDAARHQLGGRVLTMVSDATSLPAIGELAERVQADFGVIDALFVNAGVARFEAFESMPEALYDELFTMNAKGPYFTVQKLAPLLREGGAVVLTTSVTNVLGAPALSAYAAAKAALRSMTRSFARELLPRKIRVNAISPGSIDTGVLERSMTADAADLARAQMTASNPMLRLGRPDEIAKAVAFLAFDATFTTGAELVVDGGESQL encoded by the coding sequence ATGAACATGTACAGCGGAAAAAGCGTCGTGATCACCGGCGGCAGTAGCGGGATGGGATTGGCCACCGCGCAACTGCTGGTCGACCGGGGCGCACGGGTTCTGATCACCGGTCGCACCGAAGCCACTCTTGATGCCGCCCGTCACCAACTGGGTGGACGGGTGCTGACGATGGTCAGCGACGCGACCTCGCTTCCGGCCATCGGCGAGTTGGCCGAGCGCGTCCAGGCCGATTTCGGCGTGATCGACGCTCTGTTCGTCAACGCCGGCGTCGCCCGGTTCGAGGCGTTCGAATCGATGCCGGAGGCGCTCTACGACGAGTTGTTCACCATGAATGCCAAAGGGCCGTACTTCACCGTTCAGAAGCTCGCCCCTCTGCTGCGCGAGGGCGGCGCGGTGGTGCTCACGACGTCGGTGACGAACGTCTTGGGTGCTCCCGCGCTCAGTGCCTACGCAGCCGCCAAGGCGGCACTGCGCTCGATGACTCGTAGCTTTGCCCGAGAGCTGCTGCCGCGGAAGATCCGCGTCAATGCGATCAGTCCTGGCTCGATCGATACCGGCGTCCTGGAGCGGTCGATGACCGCGGACGCCGCTGACCTGGCCCGCGCGCAAATGACCGCGAGCAACCCCATGCTGCGATTGGGCCGGCCGGACGAGATCGCCAAGGCAGTCGCGTTCCTGGCGTTCGACGCCACCTTCACCACCGGCGCCGAACTCGTCGTGGACGGAGGCGAATCCCAGCTCTGA
- a CDS encoding cupin domain-containing protein, producing the protein MKLYRKGSSTSRPPESTFVGTVGIGGYFRRAAPSRLAGASVTFHPGARTPWKVNPLGQTIVVTDGTGWVQAEGEDIAEVHAGDFIWFAPGQRHWEGATPHEEMTCVAVQEEDGRSVEFWETVSDDEYGRGPA; encoded by the coding sequence ATGAAGCTTTACCGCAAAGGATCTTCGACGAGCCGGCCACCAGAGAGCACCTTTGTCGGCACCGTCGGCATCGGCGGATACTTCCGACGAGCAGCACCCAGCCGTCTCGCCGGCGCCAGCGTGACGTTCCACCCCGGCGCGCGCACCCCGTGGAAGGTCAACCCACTCGGTCAGACCATCGTCGTTACCGACGGCACCGGATGGGTCCAAGCCGAGGGCGAAGACATCGCCGAGGTCCACGCGGGCGACTTCATCTGGTTCGCACCCGGACAGCGCCACTGGGAAGGCGCTACCCCTCACGAAGAGATGACCTGTGTCGCTGTCCAGGAAGAGGACGGCAGGTCCGTCGAATTCTGGGAGACCGTGAGCGACGACGAATATGGTCGCGGCCCCGCATGA
- a CDS encoding flavoprotein produces the protein MSSPTLGLVCAAAGGIEQVRERLIEPMLADGWSIAVTLTPTAATWLAATDEIAKIEAATGFPVRSTPRLPDEASPHPTVDCYAAVPATANLVAKLALGIADNQALTQLCEAIGGRRPPVIVFPRVNAAHAAQPAWDHHLDALRSSGVGLVYGEQVWPLHSPRSAPGKELPWAAIREAIESSIAWR, from the coding sequence GTGAGCAGCCCGACGCTGGGCCTGGTCTGCGCTGCTGCGGGCGGTATCGAGCAGGTCCGCGAACGACTAATCGAGCCGATGCTCGCAGACGGCTGGAGCATCGCGGTCACGCTGACCCCCACCGCGGCAACGTGGCTTGCCGCAACAGACGAGATCGCGAAGATTGAAGCCGCTACCGGTTTCCCGGTCCGAAGCACTCCCCGCCTGCCCGACGAAGCGAGCCCGCACCCGACAGTCGACTGCTACGCCGCGGTTCCCGCAACAGCGAATCTGGTAGCGAAGCTCGCTCTCGGGATCGCCGACAACCAGGCACTTACTCAGCTCTGCGAGGCCATCGGTGGACGTCGTCCGCCAGTAATAGTGTTTCCCCGCGTAAACGCCGCCCATGCCGCGCAGCCCGCTTGGGATCACCACCTCGATGCACTCAGGAGCTCGGGCGTCGGCCTTGTCTACGGCGAGCAAGTTTGGCCTCTACACAGCCCACGCAGCGCACCTGGCAAAGAATTGCCTTGGGCAGCGATCCGCGAGGCTATCGAGTCCTCCATCGCCTGGCGCTAA